TAATGAATGATCAAATGCTTGCTTGTACATCTATAATACTCGTTTAATAGAACACGTTTGGgcagataataaaataacagcCCTCTGTAGACCGGTTGCAGTAACGATAACGATATTGAAACAGACCTTCGTGAGTGTGAAAGTCCTGATGTTGTAATCAAACATCTCCTCGACATCAACGTACTTGACGTCAACTCGTCCATACTTGCATACGCCATTCAACTCCTCAGGCCAATATTGTAAGCATTTCATCtgcattataatattttgtttaaagcacTTTTAATTTGTGTTTCATAATGAGAGATACAATATCAACGTGTCTTTAACAGTCTAATACGTTTGCTataatattgtcaacatatatatatatcaacaattATCATATATGAGGCACTATAATTATGcttatgttttgattttaaataacatGTACTGGAAGCTCAACATCAGGGATAAAGTCAATACCGTTCCCTTTTCAATCAAATGTGTCAGCATCACAATCTTGTCCACCCTCTGCTGCCATATCATACGCCATAAGTCATCTAAATTTTTCTGAGTTGCACCTTTGAAAAGCGACTTTAATATGTGTGTTTTATACTAACCGGTGAGCTTAAATTGATACAACATATTCTGCGAAATGTTTTTACCGAAAGAAAGTAATTCGTTTTACTAAACAGATACATGCAATATACTCTATTAtgatgtgttgtttttgttttcgatGTATTACGTTGTTTCACTTACCCTGCGAAGCGATGAATTTATTTGCCTTCTCAAAGCCCTACATTtcaacaaaatcaaataaaattatttaaagtattataatttacattttcctttaaaaaaatcattaaattatctCTAAACGTTATTTATCAAGCCAATTCTGGAACAATTTAGATGAAAAGATATTCAtgggaaaaaaaacatgttgatgatAAGGATTGCACtgatataattgaaataaaacgttTACGTGTATGTAGCTCGCGTTGATATATTCAGATTCTCCATCGAACTCTGGTGTCAAGGGCACACGGTTATAGTCGTCTGAAAATAAATCAGCGTATGTTATATCATTAGGACCGTTATGTAATAAGACGAATTTCTGGTTTAAATTTATGATGAAGTGCTTCGGAAACAACGATCTATGAAATATTACGATACCGTATTTTAAGTAATTTACCttataaatattgtattactagacatgacaaaataaaaacacttaacgtacatgcataaaTCTGCTTGTAGCGATTCCTGCCTTTGTTTTCTTCGGAGGATGCTATGTCATGCTTATGGAGAAGCCCACTTCTTAGTTTTCTGTAATAGAATAATGATGTTGGTGCAACTATGTTTAATAATGAAACTTGCAAGTAATTATTTAATCTTTATGTTTGGACCATTACTTACTTTAAATTCTGCTTCAAAGAATGTTGAACCACTTTGACACTTTCCGTGAATGTAGTCCCAGAGTTCATGGATTCTGATTCCAGGGCTTAGTGTCTTGAAGCTGTAGTAATCATTGTCATCGCAAGAAACGGGATTCTCTTTGTCAGACAATAAACTGCTGACATCTGCAGTTTCAgtagaaatattatttttattattatattattttgttatgttcTATTTATTATAATATGTCACAACATATTCACATGCTCGTTATTAGAAATTAAACATTTTCGCATATTCATTCACGCCCTACGGTGCTTTCACTGCTTTGATAGTATATTCCACAATATATGTGCAGTTGGGCGTTTAtagtttatttttagaaatgttaaTTATAATGTCTACTAATCAATATGTTTCGCTTATAcctttattaatataaaatgaaacattaataGGTATGTgcacttatattttaaaaatatgttcatgtacTTTTTAAAGCGACGTTCGCTTTGCCTTCTACGGAGTCGTTTTTTCCATCATTAGCCCGATCGAGATGATCAAATCTCGTATAGAAACTTGTCTCTACTTTTGCCGATGTAGATATTTTAGTACGACATTCTTTactgaaattaaatcaatcataAGATCTGAAAGGAATGATATTGTTATTTAACAATGGACTAAATAAAAGTCCGCAACTAGATCTATTACTTTGtattgtaatattataatattgttaaatgcAACAGTAACTTACACATGTAGTTTTTGCCGCCTGCAATATAAGGTTAATAAAGTCATTCCTATTATGATAACAACAGCTGCGACGCAACCGCTAACTATTCCAGCCACGTTTACGGTACTACTTTCTCCTATCTGTTTGTGTGCTGAAATGGaacaatatattcataaaatggTACTTTACATATAGAACCTGATGTATATTTCTGTTCTTGTATGTTCATGCGCGAGTTCTGTGAAGGTAAAGACAAGTTTCGTGAAGCATTCACGGTTAATACTGAAAACAATACTTTCTTACGTGTACAGAAACCATTTTCCATACTGAATCCATCGTGGCATTGAAGAGACATTAAGCAGGATCCATTGACGTGATGGCACGTGTCGCAGTGACAGTTCATAGAGCAGCTTTGCCCGTAGAAGCCAGATTTACAGACTGTGTGACAGCAATAAAAGGAATATAATGCGAATAGTAGTATGCGATAAAAATTATCTACACACCATGGATTGTCACAGGAGTATGCATGCATTCCGTATATTTGCATGCAAGTGACTTTTGAGGTTTTCTTTACATaagataacatttaaaataatacgAACACCATATaataagtaaaaatgtttttaatcttACCAACGCTACAGTTACTGTTAGTCCACCCAGGCTCACATTTCTCATCGGAACACTTGCCCGAGACATGGTTACAGTTGGTGCCGTGTAGGCAATGACACTCTGACGAGCAGTTCAAACCAAATAAACCTTCATCGCACGCTGTAAATGAGAAACAAGAGGAAGTACTATTAGTAGCTATACAGTAGTAGTTAAGTAGGTTAATCAGAAATCAGTCTCGAAAACAGTAAGATTGATGCTTCTATGTTACTACTATACAGGTTTTTCATGCAACTTTATAAAGACCGTAGCAACGTTAAAATATAACGTTTAACTGTCAGCTTTCAAAAAATGAACTCTTACCAACGCTACAGTTACTATGAACATACAGAACATGCCTGGATCACAAgctgtaaaatattaatttattataaatatattctaAATTAAGGTTAAAACTGTAAATGTCTACCCGACTTTACTTTCATACGATGCGAAATACAATTACAAACTGTTGAAGTATAGACACTATTTTCCGATTTGTGAAAACATGATATTGAGAAATGACGAAAACACAAACAAAGTATCGTCGTTATATTGATCTCGCATTAAACACGACTTTAACAGAAAACTTTAATAtcccttattttaattttatctaaTTCGCTCCCTAAAAGTCGAACACGCtaattttacttgtttttacaTATCACACAAACATAACTCCGACATTCGCTGAAATATAAATCTTTCTAATAAATAGTGcataaatattcacatttaacCTTTAATATTTTTGACTGAGCTGGTCTTAAAAAATACTGCATCGagtcattaagatgaaaaacCGCATGTTGTTACATACCTACGCTACAGTTGTCATGCGTCCATCCAGCTGCACATTGGTTAACGGGACAGGTACCATCAATATGATGGCATATTTCATTGTTGTAACAATGGCATATATAGGAGCAGTTAGCACCAAAAGTGCCAGGGTTGCAGGCTGTAATCATGAAATGTCCATTAAGCTATACAAAATCAAAGCCTTGAACCCTGAAAAACTGCGACTTGCTTCAACTTTAGTTTTACATCAAGACAAGATATAAggaagttttaaagaaaaatcgtCCTTTGTAAATTACGAAATACAGGTAATTTATAAATTCaaagttaataaaattatttctgATAAACGTTTCATTGTCTAGTTGAACTACAACGTTTCTGATTTGCGTTGTGTTTATTTCTCTCCCTGGATAGAAGTTATATTGAAGACAGTGAAACAGAGCGGATCCCTTGGTAATTGACATATCGAATTCTATACATGTCTTTTTCCTTTATATcagataacatttaaaattatgcgAACACCATTTGAATGAGTTAAGCATCGTGCTAGGATGAATCTTGCTTTAAATCTTACCAACGCTACAGTTACTATTGGTCCACCCAGGCTCACATAGCTCATCGGAGCAGTTACCGGAGACATGGTTACAGTTGGTGCCGTGTAGGCAATGACACTCTGACGAGCAGTTCAAACCAAATAAACCTTCATCGCACGCTGTAACGGAGGAACAAGAGAAAGTACTATTAGTAGCTATACAGTAGTAGTTAACTAGGTTAATCAGAAATCATGTCTCGAAAACAGTAAGATTGATGCTACTATGTTACTACTATACAGGTTTTTCAAGCAATTTTATAAAGACTGTAGCAACGTTAAAATATAACGTTTAGCTGTCAGCTTTCAAAAAATGAACTCTTACCAACGCTTCAGTTACTATGAACATACAGAACATGCCTGGATCACAAGCTGTAAAATATTATCTTATAATTTCATATATTCTAAATTAAGGTTAAAACTGTAAATGTCTACCCGACATAACTTAACTACGATGCGAAATACAATTGCCAACTATTGAAGTACAGACACTATTTTCCGATTTgtgaaaacatgttattgaaaagtgacgaaaacacaaaaaaagttATCGTTGTTATATTGATCTCGCATTAAACATGACTTTAACAGAAACCTTCAATAttccatattttaagtttatcTAATTCGCTCGCTAAAAAGTCGAACAcgcttattttacttgtttttacaTATCACACAAACATAACTCCGACATTCGCTAAAATATAAATCTTTATAATAAACAGTGcataaatattcacatttaacCTTCAACATTTTTTACTTAACTAGTCTTAAAAGATATTTGATCGAGTCAATAAGATAAAAAAAACGCATGTTGTTACATACCTACGCTACAGTTGCCATGCGTCCATCCAGCTGCACATTGGTTAACGGGACAGGTACCATCAATATCATGGCATATTTCATTGTTGAAACAATGACATATATAGGAGCAGTTAGCACCAAAAGTACCAGGGTTGCAGGCTGTAATCATGAAATGTCCATTAAGCTATACAAAATCAAAGCATTGAACCCTGAAAAACTGCGACTTGCTTCAACTTTAGTATTACATCAATACAAGATATAAggaagttttaaagaaaaatggtcctttataaattatgaaatacaggttatttataaattcaaaagTGTTAAAATTATTTCTGATAAACTTTTCATGTGTCTAGTTGAACTTCAACGGTTGTGATTTGCGTTGTGGTTATTTCTCTCCCTGGATAGAAGTTATATTGAAGACAGTGAAACAGAGCGGATCCCCTGGTAATTGACATATCGAATTCTATACATGTCTTTTTGCTTTATATaagataacatttaaaattatgcgAACACCATTTGAATGAGTCAAGCATCGTGCTAGGATGAATCTTGCTTTAAATCTTACCAACGCTACAGTTACTATTGGTCCACCCAGGCTCACATAGCTCATCGGAGCAGTTACCGGAGACATGGTTACAGTTGGTGCCGTGTAGGCAATGACACTCTGACGAGCAGTTCAAACCAAATAACCCTTGATCGCATTCTGTAAAGGAAAAACAAGAGGAAGTACTATTAGTAGCTATACAGTAGTAGTTAACTAGGTTAATCAAAAATCATGTCTCGAAAACAGTAAGATTGATGCTACTATGTTACTACTATACAGGTTTTTCATGCAATTTTATAAAGACCGTAGCAACGTTAAACTATAACGTTTAGCTGGCAGCTTTCAAAAAATGAACTCTTACCAACGCTTCAGTTACTATGAACATACAGAACATGCCTGGATCACAAGCTGtaaaatattatcttattattaatatattctaAATTAAGGTTAAAACTGTAAATGTCTACCCGACAAAACTTAACTACGATGCGAAATACAATTACAAACTGTTGAAGTATAGACACTATTTTCCGATTTGTGAAAACATGATATTGAGAAATGacgaaaacacaaacaaaagtaTCGTCGTTATATTGATCTCGCATTAAACACGACTTTAACAGAAAACTTTAATAttccttattttaattttatctaaTTCGCTCCCTAAAAGTCGAACAcgcttattttacttgtttttacaTATCACACAAACATAACTCCGACATTCGCTGAAATATAAATCTTTCTAATAAATAGTGcataaatattcacatttaacCTTTAATATTTTTGACTGAGCTGGTCTTAAAAAATACTGCATCGagtcattaagatgaaaaacCGCATGTTGTTACATACCTACGCTACAGTTGTCATGCGTCCATCCAGCTGCACATTGGTTAACGGGACAGGTACCATCAATATGATGGCATATTTCATTGTTGTAACAATGGCATATATAGGAGCAGTTAGCACCAAAAGTACCAGGGTTGCAGGCTGTAATCATGAAATTTCCATTAAGCTATACAAAATCAAAGCCTGAAAAACTGCGACTTGCTTCAACTTTAGTTTTACATCAAGACAAGATATAAggaagttttaaagaaaaatcgtCCTTTATAAATTACGAAATACAGGTAATTTATAAATTCAAAGTTAATACAATTATTTCTGATAAACGTTTCATTGTCTAGTTGAACTACAACGTTTCTGATTTGCGTTGTGTTTATTTCTCTCCCTGGATAGAAGTTATATTGAAGACAGTGAAACAGAGCGGATCCCTTGGTAATTGACATATCGAATTCTATACACGTCTTTTTGCTTTATATcagataacatttaaaattatgcgAACACCATTTGAATGAGTCAAGCATCGTGCTAGGATGAATCTTGCTTTAAATCTTACCAACGCTACAGTTACTATTGGTCCACCCAGGCTCACATAGCTCATCGGAGCAGTTACCGGAGACATGGTTACAGTTGCTGCCGTGTAGGCAATGACACTCTGACGAGCAGTTCAAACCAAATAAACCTTCATCGCACGCTGTAAAGGAGAACAAGAGGAAGTACTATTAGTAGCTAAACAGAAGTAGTTAACTAGGTTAATCAGAAATCATGTCTCGAAAACAGTAAGATTGATGCTACTATGTTACTACTATACAGGTTTTTCACGCAATTTTATAAAGACCGTAGCAACGTTAAAATATAACGTTTAGCTGTCAGCTTTCAAAAAATGAACTCTTACCAACGCTTCAGTTACTATGAACATACAGAACATGCCTGGATCACAAGCTGTAAAATATTATCTTATAATTTCATATATTCTAAATTAAGGTTAAAACTGTAAATGTCTACCCGACATAACTTAACTACGATGCGAAATACAATTGCCAACTATTGAAGTACAGACACTATTTTCCGATTTGTGAAAACATGATATTGGAAAGTGAcgaaaacacaaaaaaagttATCGTTGTTATATTGATCTCGCATTAAACACGACTTTAACAGAAACCTTCAATAttccatattttaagtttatcTAATTCGCTTGCTAAAAAGTCGAACAcgcttattttacttgtttttacaTATCACACAAACATAACTCCGACATAAGCTAAAATATAAATCTTATAATAAACAGTGcataaatattcacatttaacCTTCAACATTTTTTACTTAACTAGTCTTAAAAGATATTTGATCGAGtcaataagataaaaaaaaaacgcatgTTGTTACATACCTACGCTACAGTTGTCATGCGTCCATCCAGCTGCACATTGGTTAACGGGACAGGTACCATCAATATGATGGCATATTTCATTGTTGAAACAATGACATATATAGGAGCAGTTAGCACCAAAAGTACCAGGGTTGCAGGCTGTAATCATGAAATGTCCATTAAGCTATACAAAATCAAAGCATTGAACCCTGAAAAACTGCGACTTGCTTCAACTTTAGTTTTACATCAATACAAGATATAAggaagttttaaagaaaaatggtcctttataaattatgaaatacaggttatttataaattcaaaagTGTTAAAATTATTTCTGATAAACTTTGCATGTGTCTAGTTGAACTTCAACGGTTGTGATTTGCGTTGTGGTTATTTCTCCTCCCTGGATAGAAGTTATATTGAAGACAGTGAAACAGAGCGGATCCCTTGGTAATTGACATATCGAATTCTATACATGTCTTTTGCTTTATATaagataacatttaaaattatgcgAACACCATTTGAATGAGTCAAGCATCGTGCTAGGATGAATCTTGCTTTTAATCTTACCAACGCTACAGTTACTATTGGTCCACCCAGGCTCACATAGCTCATCGGAGCAGTTACCGGAGACATGGTTACAGTTGGCACCATGTAGGCAATGACACTCTGAGGAGCAGTTCAAACCAAATAACCCTTGATCGCATGCTGTAAAGGAGAAACAAGAGGAAGTAATATTAGTAGTTATACAGTAATAGTTAACTAGGTTTATCTTAAATCATGTCTCGAAAACAGTACGAAGTTTGTTTGTATgttataatacatgtttttcgTGCAACATAATTAACACCGTAGCCACGATACAATATAACGTTTAGCTTTCAGCTCTCAAAAAGTTAGATCTTACCAACGCTACAATTACTATTACTCCAGCCATGGGCACATTGATCATCTGAGCAGTGGCCAGAGATGTGATCACAGCTTACTCCGGGTAGACAATTACACTGGGAGGAGCAGTTTTATACCAAACATGCCTTGACCGCATTCTTTTGAAAGGAGAAAAGATACAGAATAATTGTAATTGAAGTATAGTGAGTATCATTGGTAACCAAAAGTAATAGTAAACGTAGTAGTGtgtcaataatacatgtaatataccGTTCTGGGGTATACTTGTAAGACAAATTTGATATAATTAGAGAGATTTGTGCATGCATAATAAGCATTAAACACTTCATATTCAATTACCAATGTTTTATATCTTACCAGCGCTACAGTTGCGAAGAGTCCATCCAGGCGCACATTGGTCAATAGGACAGTGGCCAGAAACATGGTCACATCTTTCTCCATATAGGCAATGACATGGGTAGGAGCAGTTGTTACCGAAAATGCCATGATCACAGGCTTTGATATtcgaacaaaaaataatatttaaagcaAATGTAATATGTTATATGCATGTCCAAACAGTTTTGCAATGCATTCCACATTATAATATATCGCCGCTTTCATGCATACACATCATTACAGACTACATAATTAACCATCTAGCTGCCATAAAGTGTCACTAGCAAATCTAACCGACGCTACAGTTGCTTCTAGTCCACCCAGGTGCACATAGGTTACCCGGACAGTGACCAGAACTTTGGTCACAACTTGCTCCGAGCAGGCAATGACAACGGGAGGAGCAGTTTTTACCAAACATGTCTGGATCGCACGCTGTGATAGTCGAACCAAAGATATTATTACAGTAGATGAGTAGATACAATGACACTAATTGTATATGAACAAGTATATTTGCATTCATTATTTACCCGAACAATAAACTTTAACGGCCTTCTCTCTTACACATGCTAATAAATGCCTTAGTTCAGCTGGCATCAATCGTCAATAAGAATCTTACCAACGCTGCAGTTACTTTTAGTCCATCCAGGTTCACATTGATTACCAGGACAGTGGCCCAAAACATGGTCACAAGTTGAACCGTTGATACAATTGCATGCATAGGAGCAGTTCTCACCAAAGAGCCCTTGATTGCAggctttaaaatatttgttaagaaaTATAATTAGCACTTAAGCCATTGCTGTTGATAGTGGTTACCCTGAACTTTAAATAGAAGCaaaaatgagggggggggggtgggatttCGTAAGAAAAACATGTCTTGGTTGTAGTACAATGGTCAAACATAATAATATTGAGTGAGCGTATTAAAGGTTTATCCACTGTAAATCAATGTAAAACTAATTCATATATGATTTTTTCACTCATAAGAAAACTATTTACTCGCACTACATACTATTGTAAACACCAACAACAACCCATAAAGCAAGGACATATCGCTAATTGTGATCCAACAAAACTACAGCTATGTTTTTTCCACCAGACGCACATATACCGTCGGGGCAGCGGCCAGAACATTGCCACATTTTTTCCATTGTGGGAAATGACAGGGAAAGACACAGTTTAAACCAAACATGCCTGGATTACAAGCTGTAAcatattattgtaatattaatgTCTGCTCAATTAAGGTTTACACTGTTATTGTCCACCGACTTACT
This is a stretch of genomic DNA from Dreissena polymorpha isolate Duluth1 chromosome 7, UMN_Dpol_1.0, whole genome shotgun sequence. It encodes these proteins:
- the LOC127839944 gene encoding multiple epidermal growth factor-like domains protein 10 — translated: MSKLKILALFIVGYLLEITTAADPIQIPNSHIAVTSKGVPYMSWTADEVIDGSVNDKGDAAYCGCCASLERPAWVQLTLDKTYLVDKILVLGRTDGAFVQFDNITLLLGRQDRSLQNEKFTFKNQSFAETVLAPPREVYAVGVSGIVSSTIYMTICEIKIYRQADCVHGTYSANCSKECHCLSGSCESVTGICMNAVCQDGWRGFACNETCNHGTFGANCSSICHCYDNETCHHINGTCPLNQCAAGWTHDNCSVACDQGLFGLNCSSECHCLHGANCNHVSGNCSDELCEPGWTNSNCSVACNPGTFGANCSYICHCFNNEICHHIDGTCPVNQCAAGWTHDNCSVACDEGLFGLNCSSECHCLHGSNCNHVSGNCSDELCEPGWTNSNCSVACDEGLFGLNCSSECHCLHGTNCNHVSGNCSDELCEPGWTNSNCSVACNPGTFGANCSYICHCYNNEICHHIDGTCPVNQCAAGWTHDNCSVACDEGLFGLNCSSECHCLHGTNCNHVSGKCSDEKCEPGWTNSNCSVVCKSGFYGQSCSMNCHCDTCHHVNGSCLMSLQCHDGFSMENGFCTPHKQIGESSTVNVAGIVSGCVAAVVIIIGMTLLTLYCRRQKLHVKECRTKISTSAKVETSFYTRFDHLDRANDGKNDSVEGKANVALKNVSSLLSDKENPVSCDDNDYYSFKTLSPGIRIHELWDYIHGKCQSGSTFFEAEFKVSNGPNIKIK